A genomic region of Oncorhynchus mykiss isolate Arlee chromosome 2, USDA_OmykA_1.1, whole genome shotgun sequence contains the following coding sequences:
- the LOC110489468 gene encoding prolyl 3-hydroxylase 3 isoform X2, translating into MRNNIEKYRRMEGVTEDAFQDREMETEKHWVLYDSALTSEASFDWTHAVEKWRECVNETLRQTDECRAQCEVASQRLPGNRGEDGMDGVFEKAAALSLSLLSCQQACVTQVATRPGRISAQEDLLPTQLEHLHSAQFKAGDLGGAVCSLRSLLLFYPSDKDSLSNLELYTETLGGDTEAHGTKPFQEIARYVSRSLQEKKLLYFGMENLNFNFTDPDLWTPEEVVPEFLKDTWRADKEVLNEKMKEGEKEVEMDDSGFYAGGPVPQVGVTISMDDNSLNGTNRVMLDGVLDQKECDTVLRLATTAASAGDGYRERRSPHTPHEKFEGLTVLRAVKLAQDGMVNQSDAKLLHEMGERVRTLLHSYFRSPSGLHFSYTHLVCRSAITGDQEGRLDLSHPVHVDNCLLEPETRQCWREPPAFTHRDLSAVLYLNDDFDGGELFFTDRDAKTVTARVKPTCGLLVGFSSGPVNPHGVTAVTAGRRCALALWFTKEKHHRDMEREEAEALWAADGQSVTKGGEVKEEGREGTASPARSGRSGSQSSRSRGRGRVTGGKDEL; encoded by the exons GTCCTGTATGACTCCGCCCTCACCTCTGAGGCCTCCTTTGATTGGACGCACGCCGTGGAGAAATGGAGGGAGTGTGTGAACGagacactgagacagactgaTGAGTGTAGGGCGCAGTGTGAGGTCGCCTCACAGCGGCTCCctgggaacagaggagaggatggaatgGACGGGGTGTTTGAGAAGGCTGCAG cactctccctctccctcctgtcctgccaGCAGGCCTGTGTGACCCAGGTGGCAACGCGACCCGGAAGGATTTCAGCCCAGGAGGACCTCCTACCCACACAGCTGGAGCATCTACACAGTGCACAGTTCAAAG CGGGCGATCTAGGAGGAGCGGTGTGTTCTCTGCGGTCTCTCCTCCTGTTCTACCCCTCAGACAAAGACTCCCTCAGTAACCTAGAGCTCTACACAGAGACACTAGGAGGTGACACTGAGGCACACGGGACAAAGCCCTTCCAG GAGATAGCCAGGTATGTGAGCCGCTCACTGCAGGAGAAAAAGCTACTCTACTTCGGAATGGAAAACCTCAACTTTAATTTCACCGACCCG GATCTCTGGACTCCTGAGGAGGTTGTTCCTGAATTTCTAAAAGACACATGGAG AGCAGACAAGGAAGTGCTGAATGAGAaaatgaaggagggagagaaagaggtggagatgGACGATAGTGGATTCTATGCAG GGGGTCCCGTACCTCAGGTTGGTGTCACCATCAGCATGGACGACAATTCTTTAAATGGAACTAATCGCGTCATGCTGGACGGAGTTCTAGATCAGAAGGAATGCGATACAGTACTGCGCCTAGCTACC ACTGCTGCGTCCGCTGGGGATGGTTACCGGGAGCGACGGTCCCCACACACTCCACATGAGAAGTTTGAGGGCCTGACTGTCCTCAGAGCTGTCAAG TTGGCTCAGGACGGCATGGTGAACCAATCAGACGCTAAGCTTCTGcatgagatgggggagagggtgagAACCCTCCTGCACTCCTACTTCAGGAGCCCCTCAGGGCTCCATTTCTCCTACACACATCTAGTGTGCCGCAGTGCCATCACAG gggaccAGGAGGGGAGACTGGACCTGTCTCACCCTGTTCATGTGGACAACTGTCTACTGGAACCTGAGACCAGACAGTGCTGGAGAGAACCACCTGCCTTTACACACAGAGacctgag CGCTGTGCTTTATCTGAACGACGACTTTGACGGTGGGGAGCTCTTCTTCACAGACAGGGATGCCAAGACTGTCACA gcccGGGTGAAGCCCACCTGTGGTCTACTGGTGGGGTTCTCCTCCGGTCCTGTCAACCCTCATGGTGTGACCGCTGTGACCGCCGGCCGCAGGTGTGCACTGGCCCTCTGGTTCACCAAGGAGAAGCACCACAGGGATATG gagagggaggaggccgAGGCCCTGTGGGCTGCGGATGGACAGAGTGTGACGAAAGGAGGAGAAGtcaaagaggagggaagagagggcaCCGCTTCCCCTGCTCGGAGTGGTAGAAGCGGAAGCCAGTCGTCGAGGAGTAGAGGGAGGGGCAGGGTGACAGGGGGAAAGGACGAGCTGTGA